The proteins below come from a single Takifugu rubripes chromosome 10, fTakRub1.2, whole genome shotgun sequence genomic window:
- the avl9 gene encoding late secretory pathway protein AVL9 homolog has product MESQGRDEVKGPVLHIVVVGFHHKKGCQVEFSYPPLMPDEGHDSNVLPDEWKYLPFLALPDGAHNYQEDTVYFHLPPLGGDRKCVYGVSCYRQIEAKALKVRQADVTRETVQKSVCVLSRVPLYGLLQAKLQLITHAYFEEKDFSQISILKELYEHMNGSLKGSALEGSQVYLGLSPRDLILHFRHKVLILFKLILLEKKVLFYVSPVSRLVGALMTVLSLFPGMMEHGLVDSSSYRPKSSLSEDLSLEEIASGAEEFVSVSVTDLDNTQLQLEGSSEPATQLSSGPSTEGDNHLLKPASRTSPESGDSDWETLDPSVLEEGGTEDAAVEEQTDAAFDSNPETPITVQPQAVSGQGGVVQGLVSGLEEDQYGLPLPVFTKGYLCLPYMALQQHHLLSDVTVRGFVAGATNILFRQQRHLTDAIIDVDEASVQIQDPELRKGLSLTTADLRFADYLVKHVTENRDDVFLDGTGWEGGDEWIRSQFVIYLHSLLSSALQEDNERLLADYGAAFVTAWKITHNYRVWFSNKHPAMVAVTPGHPFQGQYSVADVKLRLSHSVQNSERGKKIGNAMMTTSRSVVQTGKVVGQSVGGALTSAKSAMSSWFSTLAQPSGVTTPADPPAEVKP; this is encoded by the exons GCCGGACGAGTGGAAGTATCTCCCGTTCCTGGCTCTTCCTGATGGGGCGCACAACTACCAGGAAG ATACTGTGTATTTCCACCTGCCGCCACTAGgcggagacaggaagtgtgtctATGGAGTTTCTTGTTATCGGCAGATAGAAGCGAAG GCCCTGAAGGTCCGACAGGCCGACGTCACCAGGGAGACGGTTCAGAAGAGCGTGTGCGTGCTCAGCAGAGTG CCGCTCTACGGTCTCCTCCAGGCAAAGCTGCAGCTCATCACGCACGCCTACTTTGAGGAGAAAGATTTCTCCCAGATTTCCATTTTGAAG GAGCTGTACGAGCACATGAACGGCTCCCTGAAGGGTTCTGCTCTGGAGGGTTCGCAGGTTTATCTCG GATTATCGCCAAGAGATTTAATATTACACTTTCGACACAAG GTTCTCATCCTCTTCAAGCTGATCCTGCTGGAGAAGAAG gtaTTGTTCTACGTGTCTCCAGTCAGCAGGCTAGTTGGAGCTCTGATGACGGTCTTATCCTTGTTTCCAG GTATGATGGAGCACGGCCTGGTGGATTCCTCCTCCTACAGGCCGAAGAGCAGCCTGTCGGAGGACTTGAGTCTGGAGGAAATCGCCTCGGGAGCCGAGGAGTTCGTCTCCGTGTCCGTCACCGACCTCGACAAcacgcagctgcagctggaggggtCCAGTGAGCCCGCCACGCAGCTGTCATCTGGACCCAGCACGGAGGGGGACAACCACCTTCTCAAACCAGCGTCACGCACGTCACCAGAGTCGGGGGACAGCGACTGGGAGACGCTGGACCCCAGCGTTTTAGAAGAAGGTGGGACTGAAGACGCTGCTGTGGAGGAGCAAACGGACGCTGCCTTCGACTCCAACCCAGAGACCCCCATCACCGTGCAGCCGCAGGCCGTCAGTGGCCAGGGAGGGGTCGTCCAGGGGCTGGTTTCTGGTCTGGAGGAGGACCAGTATGGCCTGCCACTCCCCGTTTTTACAAAG GGATACCTCTGTCTGCCCTACATggcgctgcagcagcatcaccttCTGTCCGACGTGACCGTGCGTGGCTTCGTTGCCGGGGCAACCAACATCCTCTTTCGGCAGCAGAGGCACCTCACTGATGCGATTATTGAT GTCGACGAAGCCAGCGTCCAGATCCAGGACCCTGAGCTCCGGAAGGGGCTGAGCCTGACCACGGCGGATCTGCGCTTCGCCGACTACCTGGTCAAGCACGTGACGGAGAACCGCGACGATGTTTTCCTCGATGGGACGGGCTGGGAGGGCGGAGACGAGTGGATCAGGTCCCAGTTTGTCATCTACCTTCACTCGCTACTGTCGTCTGCCCTACAGGAAG ATAACGAGCGGCTGCTGGCCGATTACGGCGCCGCCTTCGTGACCGCCTGGAAGATCACCCACAACTACCGAGTGTGGTTCAGCAACAAGCACCCCGCCATGGTCGCCGTCACCCCCGG GCACCCGTTCCAGGGTCAGTACAGTGTCGCTGATGTGAAGCTACGACTCTCACA CTCGGTGCAGAACAgtgagagagggaagaagatcGGAAACGCCATGATGACCACCAGCCGGAGCGTGGTCCAGACGGGGAAGGTCGTAG GTCAgtctgtgggcggagctttgacCAGCGCCAAGTCTGCCATGTCGTCCTGGTTTTCCACACTCGCTCAGCCTTCAGGTGTGACCACGCCGGCCGACCCCCCCGCGGAGGTCAAACCCTGA